In Candidatus Omnitrophota bacterium, the genomic stretch TCAATGAGGCGTCGGAGGCTACCTGCAGGACATCCTCTGAAAATCCCATCGATTTCAATGAAGAGACAAAAAGGGTCGGATTTGAGAATGCCAGAGGCCCGAGCTTCTTTACTATCCATTCCAGATGCGCTTTCGCCGTTATGACATCGCCGCATATCTCGCAAAGGGCCAACTCCTTCTCGTCCGTCTGGGAAACCATCTTTGACCTGTCATATCCGGCCAGGTCAAACTTTGTAGTATGCTTTATCCCGGGCGGATTATCATCTCTTGTGGTACAAAGAGCGCTGCATTGGCCGCAATAATGGCATTCGTCGAGATGCAAGGTCATCTTTCTCGTTGCTTTATCCTTTGTCACCACATCTTTAAACTCTATCGCCCTGACAGGGCATACCAGAGAACAGGCTGTGCAGGCTATGCATCCTTCATTAGAGTATTCCGGTTTTCCCCGGAATCTTTTTGCAGGCTCAATGGGTTTGCGCGGAAACTTTATAGTGTATGGCCCTACCAACAAAGCCTTGGTCGCTTCTATAATCTCTCTTATTTTAGGATATCTCATATTTAAAGTAATTTCACTATGTTAGACGCGTGCCTTATCAGGTTTTTTCTCCTGTGTTGGCCGAATATTCATCCTTAATCGTGCCCTTCCACGGTTTCACCCCGGATTTATACGCGCCCCTGGCCAAAGCGTGCGCGGATACGGGCGCCGTAAGTATTATGAAGAAAAGGCATAGAAGAGCCTTTATGCCCGTTGGGCTAAACCCTTTAAATAAGAATAGGCCCAAAAGTATACCGCATGTGCCGAGTGTCACGCATTTTGCCGCTGCCTGAAGGCGCCCATACACATCAGGAAATCTTATTAATCCCACGCACCCGAAAAAGTCGAATGCGAGACCTGTAATAATAAGTGCTATTCCTATGTTTTCATTCATCGAAATCCTGCCCCCCAAGGTGCTTTGATAGAGCCATTATGCCTATGAAACTTTGCAGAGCCCAGACTATCCCTATATCCAAATACCAGTCCCTCCCGGTCGGAAGGCTTAAGACAGAACAAAAACCTACTATAAGTATCCCAAGCATATCTATGGCGACTGCCCTGTCAACAGCAGTCGGCCCTTTCAATATACGGTACAGGCATAGAAATGAGCATAACAGGATAAACATCAATGCGCGCGAAAGAAAATTTGACTGCCATCTTAAGATAGACGGTATAGGGCAGAATAATATTATACCGACGGCGGTAATAGTTCCTATTACACCCAATAAATACGAGGTTCTCCTGCCCATCTATTCAAAAACCTTTCTTAGTATATTCTCGAATTTTTCCACTACCGGAAGCCTGCTTGTGCAATTTTCATTGCAGTCCTCTCTTACATATATCCAATGCACATATAGGATCCCTTTTTCTTTATCAATATCAACGCTCGTTGTCCCCGGTGTAAGCGTTATCGAATTCGCGAGGAATGTGAGCCCTATATCCGATTTTAAATTAACTTTTACCGCGACAGTTCCCGGCCTTATCGGCAGGTCCGGATGCAAAACCCTGCCCGCCACATCTATATTTGCCTTAAGACATTCCCATAGAAACACCGGCACGTATACCAAAAACCAGGAGAATCTCTTTGTATAATCTATTAAG encodes the following:
- a CDS encoding cation:proton antiporter, whose translation is MGRRTSYLLGVIGTITAVGIILFCPIPSILRWQSNFLSRALMFILLCSFLCLYRILKGPTAVDRAVAIDMLGILIVGFCSVLSLPTGRDWYLDIGIVWALQSFIGIMALSKHLGGQDFDE
- a CDS encoding 4Fe-4S dicluster domain-containing protein — its product is MRYPKIREIIEATKALLVGPYTIKFPRKPIEPAKRFRGKPEYSNEGCIACTACSLVCPVRAIEFKDVVTKDKATRKMTLHLDECHYCGQCSALCTTRDDNPPGIKHTTKFDLAGYDRSKMVSQTDEKELALCEICGDVITAKAHLEWIVKKLGPLAFSNPTLFVSSLKSMGFSEDVLQVASDASLTRADRIKVLCAKCKRKTTIEKF
- a CDS encoding Na+/H+ antiporter subunit E is translated as MIKKVILFIFWFAIWCGLSYPLGKVDIIIGVLTSAFVTYMTIDLAAQIDGKNAAKKYSLIDYTKRFSWFLVYVPVFLWECLKANIDVAGRVLHPDLPIRPGTVAVKVNLKSDIGLTFLANSITLTPGTTSVDIDKEKGILYVHWIYVREDCNENCTSRLPVVEKFENILRKVFE
- the mnhG gene encoding monovalent cation/H(+) antiporter subunit G, which encodes MNENIGIALIITGLAFDFFGCVGLIRFPDVYGRLQAAAKCVTLGTCGILLGLFLFKGFSPTGIKALLCLFFIILTAPVSAHALARGAYKSGVKPWKGTIKDEYSANTGEKT